A window of the Canis lupus baileyi chromosome 1, mCanLup2.hap1, whole genome shotgun sequence genome harbors these coding sequences:
- the LOC140600101 gene encoding T-cell-interacting, activating receptor on myeloid cells protein 1-like isoform X5: MPPKSNVTLQCHTSTKNVNFVLRKGRSILESLQSLASTEGVAEFHLNDLKTRNAGPYTCEYYRRELPQINSQPSDILLLLVTGEFPKPSLQAHQRGVVTAGETVTLQCQRPDNIFMPIKFALLKAGAAEPIRVQDPAGKETDFSLRSVTVSDAGNYSCVYFQIGAPFLTSQPSNFLEIQVRDPPGATLGDYTTSGDYTTWGDYNRSSGDYTTGNLIRLGLAAIIVVILGAFLVEAWCSQKEPPRGSV, from the exons ATGCCTCCCAAGAGCAATGTGACACTGCAATGCCACACTTCCACCAAGAACGTCAACTTTGTTCTCAGAAAGGGAAGAAGTATCTTAGAGTCCTTGCAATCACTGGCTTCCACAGAGGGCGTGGCTGAATTTCACCTCAATGACCTAAAAACCCGTAACGCTGGACCATACACCTGCGAATACTATAGACGAGAGCTCCCACAAATAAATTCACAGCCCAGTGACATCCTCCTCCTGCTGGTGACAG GAGAGTTCCCTAAACCTTCCCTCCAAGCCCACCAAAGAGGTGTGGTGACCGCAGGAGAAACCGTGACCCTGCAGTGTCAGAGGCCAGACAATATTTTCATGCCTATAAAGTTCGCTCTGCTGAAGGCGGGAGCAGCAGAGCCCATACGGGTCCAGGATCCAGCAGGGAAGGAGACAGACTTCTCCCTCAGGAGTGTGACAGTCAGTGATGCCGGGAACTACAGCTGCGTGTACTTCCAGATAGGGGCCCCTTTTTTGACCTCACAGCCTAGCAATTTTCTGGAGATCCAGGTGAGAG aTCCTCCAGGTGCCACATTGGGGGATTACACCACGTCGGGGGATTACACCACGTGGGGGGATTACAACAGGTCGTCGGGGGATTACACCACGGGCAACCTCATCCGCCTGGGTCTGGCTGCCATAATTGTGGTGATATTGGGGGCTTTCCTGGTGGAAGCCTGGTGCAGCCAGAAGGAGCCTCCACGTGGATCCGTGTAG
- the LOC140600101 gene encoding T-cell-interacting, activating receptor on myeloid cells protein 1-like isoform X2 has product MDSSLTGLCVGQSSWMTDETFPKPFLNAWPSWIMPPKSNVTLQCHTSTKNVNFVLRKGRSILESLQSLASTEGVAEFHLNDLKTRNAGPYTCEYYRRELPQINSQPSDILLLLVTGEFPKPSLQAHQRGVVTAGETVTLQCQRPDNIFMPIKFALLKAGAAEPIRVQDPAGKETDFSLRSVTVSDAGNYSCVYFQIGAPFLTSQPSNFLEIQVRDPPGATLGDYTTSGDYTTWGDYNRSSGDYTTGNLIRLGLAAIIVVILGAFLVEAWCSQKEPPRGSV; this is encoded by the exons ATGGACAGTTCTCTCACAGGGCTGTGTGTTGGCCAAAGTAGCTGGATGACTGATG AGACCTTTCCCAAGCCCTTCCTCAATGCCTGGCCCAGCTGGATAATGCCTCCCAAGAGCAATGTGACACTGCAATGCCACACTTCCACCAAGAACGTCAACTTTGTTCTCAGAAAGGGAAGAAGTATCTTAGAGTCCTTGCAATCACTGGCTTCCACAGAGGGCGTGGCTGAATTTCACCTCAATGACCTAAAAACCCGTAACGCTGGACCATACACCTGCGAATACTATAGACGAGAGCTCCCACAAATAAATTCACAGCCCAGTGACATCCTCCTCCTGCTGGTGACAG GAGAGTTCCCTAAACCTTCCCTCCAAGCCCACCAAAGAGGTGTGGTGACCGCAGGAGAAACCGTGACCCTGCAGTGTCAGAGGCCAGACAATATTTTCATGCCTATAAAGTTCGCTCTGCTGAAGGCGGGAGCAGCAGAGCCCATACGGGTCCAGGATCCAGCAGGGAAGGAGACAGACTTCTCCCTCAGGAGTGTGACAGTCAGTGATGCCGGGAACTACAGCTGCGTGTACTTCCAGATAGGGGCCCCTTTTTTGACCTCACAGCCTAGCAATTTTCTGGAGATCCAGGTGAGAG aTCCTCCAGGTGCCACATTGGGGGATTACACCACGTCGGGGGATTACACCACGTGGGGGGATTACAACAGGTCGTCGGGGGATTACACCACGGGCAACCTCATCCGCCTGGGTCTGGCTGCCATAATTGTGGTGATATTGGGGGCTTTCCTGGTGGAAGCCTGGTGCAGCCAGAAGGAGCCTCCACGTGGATCCGTGTAG
- the LOC140600101 gene encoding T-cell-interacting, activating receptor on myeloid cells protein 1-like isoform X4, which translates to MILEVLCLLCFETFPKPFLNAWPSWIMPPKSNVTLQCHTSTKNVNFVLRKGRSILESLQSLASTEGVAEFHLNDLKTRNAGPYTCEYYRRELPQINSQPSDILLLLVTGEFPKPSLQAHQRGVVTAGETVTLQCQRPDNIFMPIKFALLKAGAAEPIRVQDPAGKETDFSLRSVTVSDAGNYSCVYFQIGAPFLTSQPSNFLEIQVRDPPGATLGDYTTSGDYTTWGDYNRSSGDYTTGNLIRLGLAAIIVVILGAFLVEAWCSQKEPPRGSV; encoded by the exons ATGATCCTTGAAGTCCTTTGCCTCCTCTGCTTTG AGACCTTTCCCAAGCCCTTCCTCAATGCCTGGCCCAGCTGGATAATGCCTCCCAAGAGCAATGTGACACTGCAATGCCACACTTCCACCAAGAACGTCAACTTTGTTCTCAGAAAGGGAAGAAGTATCTTAGAGTCCTTGCAATCACTGGCTTCCACAGAGGGCGTGGCTGAATTTCACCTCAATGACCTAAAAACCCGTAACGCTGGACCATACACCTGCGAATACTATAGACGAGAGCTCCCACAAATAAATTCACAGCCCAGTGACATCCTCCTCCTGCTGGTGACAG GAGAGTTCCCTAAACCTTCCCTCCAAGCCCACCAAAGAGGTGTGGTGACCGCAGGAGAAACCGTGACCCTGCAGTGTCAGAGGCCAGACAATATTTTCATGCCTATAAAGTTCGCTCTGCTGAAGGCGGGAGCAGCAGAGCCCATACGGGTCCAGGATCCAGCAGGGAAGGAGACAGACTTCTCCCTCAGGAGTGTGACAGTCAGTGATGCCGGGAACTACAGCTGCGTGTACTTCCAGATAGGGGCCCCTTTTTTGACCTCACAGCCTAGCAATTTTCTGGAGATCCAGGTGAGAG aTCCTCCAGGTGCCACATTGGGGGATTACACCACGTCGGGGGATTACACCACGTGGGGGGATTACAACAGGTCGTCGGGGGATTACACCACGGGCAACCTCATCCGCCTGGGTCTGGCTGCCATAATTGTGGTGATATTGGGGGCTTTCCTGGTGGAAGCCTGGTGCAGCCAGAAGGAGCCTCCACGTGGATCCGTGTAG
- the LOC140600101 gene encoding T-cell-interacting, activating receptor on myeloid cells protein 1-like isoform X3 — protein sequence MFSGLCVGQSSWMTDETFPKPFLNAWPSWIMPPKSNVTLQCHTSTKNVNFVLRKGRSILESLQSLASTEGVAEFHLNDLKTRNAGPYTCEYYRRELPQINSQPSDILLLLVTGEFPKPSLQAHQRGVVTAGETVTLQCQRPDNIFMPIKFALLKAGAAEPIRVQDPAGKETDFSLRSVTVSDAGNYSCVYFQIGAPFLTSQPSNFLEIQVRDPPGATLGDYTTSGDYTTWGDYNRSSGDYTTGNLIRLGLAAIIVVILGAFLVEAWCSQKEPPRGSV from the exons ATGTTTTCCG GGCTGTGTGTTGGCCAAAGTAGCTGGATGACTGATG AGACCTTTCCCAAGCCCTTCCTCAATGCCTGGCCCAGCTGGATAATGCCTCCCAAGAGCAATGTGACACTGCAATGCCACACTTCCACCAAGAACGTCAACTTTGTTCTCAGAAAGGGAAGAAGTATCTTAGAGTCCTTGCAATCACTGGCTTCCACAGAGGGCGTGGCTGAATTTCACCTCAATGACCTAAAAACCCGTAACGCTGGACCATACACCTGCGAATACTATAGACGAGAGCTCCCACAAATAAATTCACAGCCCAGTGACATCCTCCTCCTGCTGGTGACAG GAGAGTTCCCTAAACCTTCCCTCCAAGCCCACCAAAGAGGTGTGGTGACCGCAGGAGAAACCGTGACCCTGCAGTGTCAGAGGCCAGACAATATTTTCATGCCTATAAAGTTCGCTCTGCTGAAGGCGGGAGCAGCAGAGCCCATACGGGTCCAGGATCCAGCAGGGAAGGAGACAGACTTCTCCCTCAGGAGTGTGACAGTCAGTGATGCCGGGAACTACAGCTGCGTGTACTTCCAGATAGGGGCCCCTTTTTTGACCTCACAGCCTAGCAATTTTCTGGAGATCCAGGTGAGAG aTCCTCCAGGTGCCACATTGGGGGATTACACCACGTCGGGGGATTACACCACGTGGGGGGATTACAACAGGTCGTCGGGGGATTACACCACGGGCAACCTCATCCGCCTGGGTCTGGCTGCCATAATTGTGGTGATATTGGGGGCTTTCCTGGTGGAAGCCTGGTGCAGCCAGAAGGAGCCTCCACGTGGATCCGTGTAG
- the LOC140600101 gene encoding T-cell-interacting, activating receptor on myeloid cells protein 1-like isoform X1 yields MILEVLCLLCFGLCVGQSSWMTDETFPKPFLNAWPSWIMPPKSNVTLQCHTSTKNVNFVLRKGRSILESLQSLASTEGVAEFHLNDLKTRNAGPYTCEYYRRELPQINSQPSDILLLLVTGEFPKPSLQAHQRGVVTAGETVTLQCQRPDNIFMPIKFALLKAGAAEPIRVQDPAGKETDFSLRSVTVSDAGNYSCVYFQIGAPFLTSQPSNFLEIQVRDPPGATLGDYTTSGDYTTWGDYNRSSGDYTTGNLIRLGLAAIIVVILGAFLVEAWCSQKEPPRGSV; encoded by the exons ATGATCCTTGAAGTCCTTTGCCTCCTCTGCTTTG GGCTGTGTGTTGGCCAAAGTAGCTGGATGACTGATG AGACCTTTCCCAAGCCCTTCCTCAATGCCTGGCCCAGCTGGATAATGCCTCCCAAGAGCAATGTGACACTGCAATGCCACACTTCCACCAAGAACGTCAACTTTGTTCTCAGAAAGGGAAGAAGTATCTTAGAGTCCTTGCAATCACTGGCTTCCACAGAGGGCGTGGCTGAATTTCACCTCAATGACCTAAAAACCCGTAACGCTGGACCATACACCTGCGAATACTATAGACGAGAGCTCCCACAAATAAATTCACAGCCCAGTGACATCCTCCTCCTGCTGGTGACAG GAGAGTTCCCTAAACCTTCCCTCCAAGCCCACCAAAGAGGTGTGGTGACCGCAGGAGAAACCGTGACCCTGCAGTGTCAGAGGCCAGACAATATTTTCATGCCTATAAAGTTCGCTCTGCTGAAGGCGGGAGCAGCAGAGCCCATACGGGTCCAGGATCCAGCAGGGAAGGAGACAGACTTCTCCCTCAGGAGTGTGACAGTCAGTGATGCCGGGAACTACAGCTGCGTGTACTTCCAGATAGGGGCCCCTTTTTTGACCTCACAGCCTAGCAATTTTCTGGAGATCCAGGTGAGAG aTCCTCCAGGTGCCACATTGGGGGATTACACCACGTCGGGGGATTACACCACGTGGGGGGATTACAACAGGTCGTCGGGGGATTACACCACGGGCAACCTCATCCGCCTGGGTCTGGCTGCCATAATTGTGGTGATATTGGGGGCTTTCCTGGTGGAAGCCTGGTGCAGCCAGAAGGAGCCTCCACGTGGATCCGTGTAG